The bacterium genome includes the window TTTGAGATTCCAGGTTAAACCATGGGCAAGGGTCTACGTTGACGGTTCATACTTCGAGACCACGCCTACAGGAAGGCTCGTCTCAGTTGTTCCCGGTACACACAGGCTAAGCTTCAGGCACGATTCCCTGCCGACTTACGAGGAGGTCGTAAGCGTCCTGCCAGGAGAAACACTGGCGGTTAATGTAAATCTCGAAGCCGAACTGGGCTGGCTGTACGTGTCCGTCCGGCCTTGGGGTGAGGTCTTCATTGACGGTTCACTGCAGGGCACTTCGCCTTTTCAGAAACCTTTTCGTCTTAGCGCGGGAAGTCACAAATTGATGGTTCTTCATCCCTCATATCCTCAGTACGAAAGCGAGATTCACATCTCAGTACAAGACACTCTCAGGATTAACGTTACATTGCAGGATACAATCTGATTATGGCACGGAAATTGCTTATAAATAATATAATGAAGCAATTGAGCGTTTTAATGAATCGGAACGTGTCGTAATGTACGCCTTTCTGTTTGCATTCTCTCTTGTGGGACTTGCACTTGAGAACGAAACGTTGAAGGAACTTGAAGAGCTCTATTATGAAGGTTCGTACGAGAGGGTCATAGAGATAACCGAAAGTTTAATCGCATCCGATAGCAGTATTGAAAAGGATATGCTTCTTGAATTGCACAAATACAACGGATTTTCCTTCGTTGCACTTGAAAAAAGGGATTCGGCAAAAAAGGAGTTCAAGGCTATCCTGGAACTGGAGCCCCGATTCTTGCTTGACCCGCAGATGGTTTCTCCTAAAATAATTGAGATATTTGAGGAGGTCCGGAGCGAGATGCCGAAGATAGCATCCATCCCTAAGGATTCTCTCGAGGTTGAGTTTCCTGCAGATACCTCAGATAAGAGAACCATACTTGATTACAGGAAAGCGTTGCTTTTCTCGACCGCTTTCCCGGGTGTAGGACAGGCGTATTCGGGACAAAGACTTAAGGGATGGGGATTCATAGCAGGTGAGGGACTATGTATAGCCGGCTTTATTGTTTCACAAGTTTATACGGATAAAACTCATGATGAGTATCTCAAGGCTACCGAACCGGCTGATATTGAAGCTAAGTACCGGGTATACAACAACTGGTATAAAGCAAGAAACGCTCTTGGCGGATTATCCATCGGGATTTGGTTCTCGGCTCCGCTTGAACTGGTTCTTTTTCCGCCAAAGTGGGCAAAAAAACGTTAGCTTAGAGGTTTGTGTATTATGAATGAACTTACAGGCAAAAAGTCAGAGATAAATGGAATATCTCCGGCAATACGCAACAGAATGAGGGGCATGAAACGCTTGGCGGTGATCGTCGGCGTTCTGGCTTCTGTTTCTTTCGCGGCTTCCGCCGCCATATCCGGGACCATTTACGATATCGTGACAGGCAAGGGCCTCTCCGAAAAAGTGGTCTTTGCTGAAAAAATCGATTCCCTTCCTCGTGACTCAATAATCGACCCCATGGATTCCTTGTATTTCAGCACGGTTACAAACGAAAAAGGCGATTACAGTTTTACCGGGCTTCCTCCCGGAATGTATTCCGTTTATGTAAATTCCCCTAATTACTTTTCTTATGGATTTCCTGAGGTGCTAGATATCAATGACGGCATAGACCAAAGTGGTATAGATATTGCCCTTAATTCCCCTGACAGGGACACTTTCAGCGTTTCGGGCGAGGTTCAGCTTCTTGAATCCTTCGGATATCCCTGGTTCGGAGAAGTTATGGTTTTCTCAAATAATGGTCAGATTATAGGAGGAATACCAATTTTTTCTCTGGATTCAATACCCTCGAAACCTGCAGATACGGTTCCATCCATCCAATCGTATTCCGTGGAGTCTCTTCCTCCTGTGGCATGTAAGTTCGAAAGCTTCGTTTACGGTTATCTTCCGCAGTATTTTGATCACGTATATGAAGCCGATACAGCGGCATTAATGGTAAGGCCTGGAACCGGAGAGATAGATTTCCTGCTCGAAATGGGTACGCCTGACTCCTTCTTTTCCGGAGAGATATCAGGGAATATCCGGGGCACTCGCGGCCCGCTGCCCTACGCATCTGTTTACGCAAAAAAAGGAACCAAGCTGGCTTATGGAACCATAAGCGATTATTACGGTTTTTACTATATTTTCGGCCTTGAACCGGGTACGTACACAATTTACGCCACACGGCCCGGATACTACACCGGACAATACAAAAACAACATCACGGTTGCAGATTCGCCTGTTTCTGACATTAATATAACGCTTACGCCTAAAGATGCAGTCGAAGAACCGGAAGCATCCCTGCATGATGATTTTGGACTCGAGGTCTTCCCTAACCCTTTCGCTTTAAACGCAACAATCCGCTATTTGTTAACCCGCCATAGCCGGGTTTCGCTCAAGGTTTACGACGTCACGGGCATGCTGGTAGGAAACCTCTTTGAAGGTAGCCAGCCGCCCGGTAAATATGATTTCAGCTGGAACGGAACAGATTCAAGAGGCCAACCGCTTCCGCCGGGAGTTTACTTCATAAGACTTGAGCATAATGGTTATTCCTGTTCAAAAAGCCTTGTGGTAATAAGATAATACCCTTTTCTATCAATAGAGCAGAGTGCAATTTTTTGCACGTGCAGGCAAGAAATTGCATATAAATGGGGTATACTGAAATCACAAAAATTTAGTCCCCGAATTTTTTTTGTCTCAATAACATTCATGTTCCATGACTTGAAAATGTAACATTAAACATTGCATAACTTGCATTCTTAACTTCATCTTGACATTTTTCTTCGTAGTACGATTCACTTGCATTTCGCATTTTCTCCGTGAGTGGAACGATTCTTGCTTATAACGTACTAATCTTAATCTTCTCCTACGCTTGATCCTTACAATAAGCCTGGGATCTCTACTAACAGAGGTCCCAGCATTTTGTTGCCTTCAAAAGATATTTTTTCCCATTCGTCTTGTATATAGGTAAATTTATCCCGCAAGTGCAAGCAATTGCGTCAATCTTGTGAGTGAATAATATAAAGCGAAACCGCAGTTACGGTTTAAGCCTCATAAATGTTTAACTTGTCTTGATCCTGCAGTTCTGGCACGGTTATTGCTCTAAATGCGACTGTAAAGACTTCCGTGGGAGAAGAAAAAAACATTCTCGTAAAGGAGAAAAAGATGAAAAAAACACTAATACTCTCAACGCTTCTGCTTTCGGCGAGTCTGTTTGCACAGACCGGTTCCATCTCGGGTACGATAACCGACATGGTCACCGAGCAGCCGATTGAGGGAATAAAAGTCATACTGTCGGATGCTTATTATGAATACCCCTGGGACGATTCCATACCATGGGACGACACGATACCCAGAGATACAATCTGGAACGATACTGTACCTATGCCAGGTACGCCAACGGATCCAACAGAACCGCTTTGCTGGGAAACCCTGACCGGCTCGGACGGTTCCTATAAATTCGATGAATTACCTGAAAGTTTTTATTCCGTTTACGTAGATGTTTTTCCCGAAGGATATGACCCTTTCGATCCTGACGATTCTCTTGATCCGAGGGATAGTTTGATAGACACCATTCCTTTCAAATACTATCCTGCGGTGTACCCCGAGTTGATAGAGCTTAGCGACGGAGAGGAAGCAAGCGGCATCGACCTCGCGCTTATTCCCTGGGGTTCGGATACGTGTTCTATTGCCGGAAAGGTTACCCTTGTCGATTATGTCGAGGATTCAAATAAGTTCTGGTGGGGCTGGGTTACCGTTTTTTCCAAAAACGGACAAATAATCGGCGGAGGATTCGTTGATCCCTTAACGTGGGGAGGAGATAGTCTGGATGACAGCATACCCGACGGAATTCCGGGGTATACCTACTACTTTGTCAACTGGCTTCCCCCCGTCCAATGCTATGCAGTAGCCGAAGCGTGGGCGTATACATGCAATTTTGATTCACTTAACCCCGGAAGAGACGAACCCGATTACGAATACTACTACCCTCAGTACTACGATCACGTCTACAGTGTAGAGGAAGCAACCCTTATTACGCCACTGAATCCTATACTTGACGGAATAGATTTCGACCTGGAGAAGGAACAGGGTGAACAGCAGCTTCTTGCAGCTGCATCAGGCAGCATCTCGGGACAGATACTCGGCGGTAAAGGCGAGATAGCCTATACAACCGTCTATGCAAAGAAGGATGGAAAAATCATAACCGGCAAGCTCAATAAAGATGGAACTTACACCCTCAATGTCGGACCCGGAACCTACGATGTATACGCATCCCGTCCCGGATACAAGACAGGCAAGTACGCAGGAAAGGTAACGGTTGCAGACAAGCCTGTTACTGGAATCAACATTTCGATGGTTTACGTTGCGGGAATTAATGAACCTACACCCGGTAACATCTCTCCCAAGCTTCTCATTCAGGCAAATACCGTATCTCGAGGCGCGCCTTCGGCTATAAGCTTCAGCTTGCCCGAATCAGGCAAGGTGTCGGTCAAGATATACGACGCCAACGGCGCTCTGGTTCGCACGCTTGAGCAACGCTCAGGCCAGGCAGGCGTTCACAGCCTTAACTGGGACTGGCGCGACGCTTCTGGAAGCCCGCTTGCAAGCGGCGTTTACTTCTGCCGAGTAGAGCAGAACGGCAAGTGCGCGAGCAAATCACTTGTACTAATCAAATAAAAGCTTTACTTACGAAAGCGGGAAGTCTCTCGCATCGTTGAGACCTCCCGCAAGTTGCTCCTCCTGGTAAGACTGCAACTAATCAGGACTCTGCAAAGGGTCCTGATTTTTTTTGACCCACAAGAATGCATCGCATTCTTGTGGGGGCCCCGAACCTAGTCAGATTTGACTTTTTGAAGTCAGGTATCATCTTATTTCGCCAAGCCAGAATTAAAGGTATGAATCAAGAATCGCGGTCTGGCTTTAATAAATG containing:
- a CDS encoding T9SS type A sorting domain-containing protein, which gives rise to MKRLAVIVGVLASVSFAASAAISGTIYDIVTGKGLSEKVVFAEKIDSLPRDSIIDPMDSLYFSTVTNEKGDYSFTGLPPGMYSVYVNSPNYFSYGFPEVLDINDGIDQSGIDIALNSPDRDTFSVSGEVQLLESFGYPWFGEVMVFSNNGQIIGGIPIFSLDSIPSKPADTVPSIQSYSVESLPPVACKFESFVYGYLPQYFDHVYEADTAALMVRPGTGEIDFLLEMGTPDSFFSGEISGNIRGTRGPLPYASVYAKKGTKLAYGTISDYYGFYYIFGLEPGTYTIYATRPGYYTGQYKNNITVADSPVSDINITLTPKDAVEEPEASLHDDFGLEVFPNPFALNATIRYLLTRHSRVSLKVYDVTGMLVGNLFEGSQPPGKYDFSWNGTDSRGQPLPPGVYFIRLEHNGYSCSKSLVVIR
- a CDS encoding T9SS type A sorting domain-containing protein; this translates as MKKTLILSTLLLSASLFAQTGSISGTITDMVTEQPIEGIKVILSDAYYEYPWDDSIPWDDTIPRDTIWNDTVPMPGTPTDPTEPLCWETLTGSDGSYKFDELPESFYSVYVDVFPEGYDPFDPDDSLDPRDSLIDTIPFKYYPAVYPELIELSDGEEASGIDLALIPWGSDTCSIAGKVTLVDYVEDSNKFWWGWVTVFSKNGQIIGGGFVDPLTWGGDSLDDSIPDGIPGYTYYFVNWLPPVQCYAVAEAWAYTCNFDSLNPGRDEPDYEYYYPQYYDHVYSVEEATLITPLNPILDGIDFDLEKEQGEQQLLAAASGSISGQILGGKGEIAYTTVYAKKDGKIITGKLNKDGTYTLNVGPGTYDVYASRPGYKTGKYAGKVTVADKPVTGINISMVYVAGINEPTPGNISPKLLIQANTVSRGAPSAISFSLPESGKVSVKIYDANGALVRTLEQRSGQAGVHSLNWDWRDASGSPLASGVYFCRVEQNGKCASKSLVLIK